A window of Formosa sp. Hel1_31_208 contains these coding sequences:
- a CDS encoding ABC-F family ATP-binding cassette domain-containing protein has product MLNIHNLSISFQGEYLFEDITFKLSPGDRIGLIGKNGAGKSTMLKILSKELEPDSGQIAADKNLSFGFLKQDIDFVFGRTVLEEAYQAFEAIKALETKMEYVNTQLAERTDYESETYHQLMVDLNDIQHQYEIIGGYNYQGETEKILQGLGFQRDDFNKLTDTFSGGWRMRIELAKLLLQNNDILLLDEPTNHLDIESIIWLESFLKNYSGAVVIVSHDKMFLDNVTNRTIEISLGRIYDYPKPYSKFLVLRNEIKAQQLASQKNQQKQIEQTEKLIEKFRAKASKATMAQSLIKKLDKIDRIEVDQDDNSVMTLNFPVSVTPGKVVIEAENISKSYDDNHVLTNVNLMIERDSKTAFVGQNGQGKSTLAKIIVGELKHQGNLKLGHNVQIGYFAQNQAEYLDGSKTVLDTMIDAANETNRSKVRDILGSFLFRGDEAEKYVRVLSGGERNRLALAKLMLQPINVLIMDEPTNHLDITSKNVLKEALKKYEGTLVLVSHDRDFLQGLTNKVYEFKDEKIKEYLGDIDFYLEQRNVENLREVEKRTVIKDIPKTTNKQSYEAQKKLKSLNNKLSNIESKISQLEKDIKEDDVELATNYDATVANDTFFDHYQAKKEKLKQLMADWENIQYELDDLS; this is encoded by the coding sequence ATGCTCAATATTCATAATCTTTCTATTTCCTTTCAGGGCGAATATTTATTCGAGGATATCACGTTTAAATTAAGTCCTGGTGATCGCATAGGATTGATTGGTAAAAATGGTGCAGGAAAATCTACGATGCTCAAAATCTTGTCCAAAGAACTTGAACCAGATTCTGGCCAAATTGCGGCTGATAAAAACTTGAGTTTTGGATTTTTAAAACAAGATATCGATTTTGTTTTTGGACGAACAGTTCTAGAAGAAGCCTACCAGGCATTTGAAGCAATTAAAGCATTAGAAACAAAAATGGAGTACGTCAACACGCAATTAGCGGAACGTACCGATTATGAGAGTGAAACCTATCATCAGTTAATGGTTGATCTCAATGATATTCAGCATCAATATGAAATCATTGGAGGTTATAATTATCAAGGAGAAACTGAAAAAATATTACAAGGATTGGGGTTTCAGCGTGATGATTTTAATAAACTAACCGATACCTTTTCTGGTGGATGGAGAATGAGAATTGAATTAGCAAAGTTACTACTTCAAAATAATGATATCTTACTTCTAGATGAACCTACAAATCATCTAGATATAGAATCAATCATCTGGTTAGAGAGTTTTCTGAAAAATTACTCGGGTGCAGTTGTTATTGTCTCTCACGATAAAATGTTTTTAGATAATGTGACTAATCGTACGATAGAAATTTCTCTCGGCAGAATTTACGATTATCCAAAACCTTATTCTAAGTTTCTTGTTTTAAGAAATGAGATTAAAGCCCAACAATTGGCATCACAAAAAAATCAGCAAAAGCAAATAGAACAAACCGAAAAACTAATTGAAAAATTTAGAGCTAAAGCAAGTAAAGCGACCATGGCACAATCGCTCATTAAAAAATTAGATAAAATTGATCGTATAGAGGTTGATCAAGACGATAACAGTGTCATGACTCTTAATTTTCCTGTTTCAGTAACACCAGGAAAAGTTGTTATCGAAGCCGAAAACATTTCTAAAAGTTATGATGATAATCACGTATTAACCAATGTTAATTTGATGATTGAACGCGATAGTAAAACTGCTTTTGTTGGACAAAATGGACAAGGCAAATCTACCTTAGCAAAAATAATTGTTGGCGAACTTAAGCATCAAGGTAATTTAAAGCTAGGTCATAATGTTCAAATTGGATATTTCGCTCAAAATCAAGCTGAATATTTAGATGGTAGTAAAACCGTATTGGATACGATGATTGATGCTGCTAACGAAACTAATAGAAGTAAGGTTCGTGATATTTTGGGATCATTTTTATTTAGAGGAGATGAAGCCGAAAAGTATGTGCGCGTCCTTTCTGGAGGAGAACGTAACCGTTTAGCTTTGGCGAAGCTTATGCTTCAGCCCATTAATGTTTTAATAATGGATGAGCCTACCAACCACTTAGATATTACGTCTAAAAATGTTTTAAAGGAGGCTCTTAAAAAGTATGAAGGTACTTTAGTCTTAGTATCTCACGATAGAGATTTTCTTCAAGGTTTGACTAATAAAGTGTATGAGTTTAAAGACGAGAAGATAAAAGAATATTTAGGGGATATTGATTTTTATTTAGAGCAGCGTAACGTAGAGAACTTAAGAGAAGTAGAGAAGCGGACTGTTATTAAAGACATACCAAAAACAACAAATAAACAGTCGTACGAAGCACAGAAAAAGCTGAAATCTCTAAATAATAAGCTGAGTAATATCGAATCTAAGATTAGTCAGCTCGAAAAAGACATCAAAGAAGATGATGTAGAATTAGCTACAAACTATGATGCTACGGTTGCCAACGATACTTTTTTTGATCATTATCAGGCTAAAAAGGAAAAATTAAAGCAATTAATGGCAGATTGGGAAAACATTCAATACGAATTGGACGATTT
- a CDS encoding DUF983 domain-containing protein, with protein sequence MMLKGTKLYSILTGACPKCHQESMYDTKNPYILRDVLKINDHCSHCGTRYRMEPSFFYGSMYVSYGVGIAFAIGTFIISFLMLETSLITAFIAIVISLIAFGPIIMRLSRNIWINLFMSYDKSLVKKD encoded by the coding sequence ATCATGCTAAAAGGCACGAAACTATATAGTATTCTCACAGGAGCTTGTCCGAAATGTCATCAAGAATCTATGTATGACACTAAAAACCCATATATATTGCGTGATGTTTTAAAGATCAACGACCATTGTTCGCATTGCGGCACACGTTACCGAATGGAGCCCTCTTTCTTTTATGGTTCTATGTATGTGAGTTATGGTGTGGGGATTGCCTTTGCTATTGGCACATTTATAATAAGTTTTTTGATGCTTGAAACTTCATTAATAACCGCTTTTATTGCCATAGTAATTAGTTTAATTGCTTTTGGTCCAATTATCATGAGGCTGTCTAGAAATATTTGGATTAACTTATTTATGAGTTATGACAAATCTTTAGTAAAGAAAGATTAG